In the genome of Vicingus serpentipes, the window AATTATATCTTTAGTACCATCACAAACAGAATTATTATTTGATTTAGGTTTGGATGAGGAAGTTGTTGGTATTACAAAATTTTGCATACATCCTAGCAAATGGTTTAACTCAAAAAACAGGATTGGGGGTACAAAAACAGTAAATTATAAAAAAATAAAAGCTTTAAAGCCTGATTTAATTATAGCCAACAAAGAAGAGAATACTCAATCAGAAATTGAAGAATTACAAAAAATATATCCAGTTTACACTTCTGATATTTACAATTTAGAAGATAGCTTAAACATGATAGAAACTACAGGTAAGATTACGAAAACTGATATTAGAGCAAAAGAAATTATACATAAGATAAAAAGTGATTTTTTAAAATTAAAATCAATTGAACATAAGAAAAATAAAGTGTTGTATTTTATCTGGCAAAATCCATATATGACCATTGGGTCGAATACTTTTATAAATGATATGTTAAATAGGAGTGGTTTTAAACACATTGATTTAGGAAATAGATATCCAGAAGTAAGCGAAACACAATTACAGAAACTAAATCCTGATTTTATTTTTTTATCCTCAGAACCCTATCCTTTTAAAGAAAAAGACATTAAAAAGTTTAAAGAATTATGTCCTAGTTCTAAAGTTTTATTAGTTGATGGAGAAATGTTTTCATGGTATGGTTCAAGACTCTTAAAATCAGTAAAATACTTTATTGACTTGAACGATAAAATCTCTTAACTTCGGCTAAATTAAAAAAGCGAATCATTTTTAGTCTTAAAAATATATTAGTACCTCTATTTATTGTGTTTTCAACAATAAGTTTATCTGCTCAGAAGGTAGGTTTGGTATTGAGTGGGGGAGGCTCTAGTGGAATAACGCATGTTGGTGTTATTAAGGCATTAGAAGAATATGGGATTCCAATAGATTATATTACCGGTACTTCGATGGGAGCTCTTGTTGGTGCTTTATATGCTACAGGTTACTCACCAGAAGAAATAGAAGCATTTTTCTTATCTGATGAATTTCAAAATTGGACAACTGGAAGCGTAGATAATAATTATTCTTATTATTTAAGAAAGAAGGAAGATGATGCGTCTCTTATAACATTAAAACTTTCTACAGATACACTTTGGGAATTTAATTTACCTACAAACTTAGTTTCATCCAGCACAATTAATTACGGATTACTTTCATTTTTTTCCCCCTCTACAACTTATGCTAAAGAAGATTTTAATAATTTATTTATTCCTTTTAGATGCGTAGCATCTGATATTATATCAAAAAAAGAAATAGTTTTTTCTAATGGGAAATTAACCACTGCTGTTAGAGCATCGATGGCTTATCCATTTTATTTAAAACCTGTTACATATAATGATATGCTGCTATTTGATGGGGGGCTATATAATAACTTTCCGGCAAATGTTATGGAAGAAGATTTTAATCCAGATTTTATAATTGGTAGTAATGTTT includes:
- a CDS encoding ABC transporter substrate-binding protein, yielding MLVTDQINHKFELETTPKRIISLVPSQTELLFDLGLDEEVVGITKFCIHPSKWFNSKNRIGGTKTVNYKKIKALKPDLIIANKEENTQSEIEELQKIYPVYTSDIYNLEDSLNMIETTGKITKTDIRAKEIIHKIKSDFLKLKSIEHKKNKVLYFIWQNPYMTIGSNTFINDMLNRSGFKHIDLGNRYPEVSETQLQKLNPDFIFLSSEPYPFKEKDIKKFKELCPSSKVLLVDGEMFSWYGSRLLKSVKYFIDLNDKIS